A single genomic interval of Actinomycetota bacterium harbors:
- a CDS encoding DeoR/GlpR family DNA-binding transcription regulator: MNRKLSPDSRRKRILEIVKTKTFLRLQELSNLLNVSEMTIYRDIKNLSNNLFLSKGEVIYKEYSNLSESSYYIRKGENKELKIAIAKTAINYIKNNDTIFLDGSSTIGYLVNEIIERNFYLTVVTISPIISIELAKKDSIKILCPGGLLEKINFFYNCEIDNFLKSININKAFISCGAFSIEKGFTDLAIGEFKIKREIVDKIPEINILADHTKINTAYSYTWANYDEVTRLICDNKIKKDDLEKLKAKKIEIILGNVEET; the protein is encoded by the coding sequence TTGAATAGAAAATTGAGCCCTGATTCTAGAAGAAAAAGAATACTTGAAATTGTAAAAACTAAAACTTTTTTAAGATTACAAGAACTATCTAATCTATTAAACGTTAGTGAAATGACTATATATAGAGATATAAAAAATTTGAGTAATAACCTTTTTTTATCAAAAGGTGAAGTAATTTATAAAGAATATAGTAACTTGAGTGAATCTTCTTATTATATAAGAAAAGGGGAAAATAAAGAATTAAAAATAGCAATAGCTAAGACTGCTATTAATTATATTAAAAATAACGATACAATCTTTCTTGACGGCAGTTCAACAATTGGATATTTAGTAAATGAGATAATTGAAAGGAACTTTTACTTAACTGTAGTGACAATATCGCCAATTATTTCAATTGAATTAGCTAAAAAAGATAGTATTAAAATTTTATGCCCTGGTGGATTATTAGAAAAAATAAATTTCTTTTATAATTGTGAGATTGATAATTTTTTAAAATCTATAAATATAAATAAAGCTTTTATATCCTGTGGAGCATTTTCAATAGAAAAAGGATTCACAGATTTAGCCATTGGTGAGTTTAAAATTAAAAGAGAAATAGTGGATAAAATTCCTGAAATTAATATTTTAGCCGACCACACAAAGATTAATACTGCTTATAGTTATACATGGGCAAATTATGATGAAGTAACCAGATTAATATGTGATAATAAAATTAAGAAGGATGATTTAGAAAAATTAAAAGCTAAAAAAATAGAG